One stretch of Gopherus evgoodei ecotype Sinaloan lineage unplaced genomic scaffold, rGopEvg1_v1.p scaffold_113_arrow_ctg1, whole genome shotgun sequence DNA includes these proteins:
- the LOC115639741 gene encoding olfactory receptor 51G2-like has protein sequence MLAVNDTEFSSAVFLLTGIPGQEDVDLWISVTFCLMYVISIVGNSVILFIIKTDPSLHEPMYIFLSMLAITDLALLIATMPTTLGIFLFNSREISLDACFAQLFFIHSLSFIESSVLLLMAFDRFVAICKPLRYASILILPRIGKMGLVIVLRGVSLIFPLPFLLKRFRYCRANVLSHCYCLHQDVIKTTCSDITVNYIYGFFLIVTVVGLDSLFILLSYVMILKTVLKVTSNVECLRALNTCVSHLCAVLLFYTPRIGLSVIHRFGKDSPPLLSLLLGYISLFVPPLINPIVYSVKNKHLHARIIRVFFK, from the coding sequence ATGTTAGCTGTCAATGACACTGAATTCAGCTCTGCAGTATTCCTTCTCACcgggatacctgggcaggaagacGTCGATCTCTGGATCTCTGTCACCTTCTGCTTAATGTATGTTATTtcaatagtaggaaattcagtcattctgttcattataaaaacagatccaagcctccatgagcccatgtacattttcctttccatgttggccatcACAGACCTTGCCTTGTTGATAGCCACCATGCCTACAACACTGGGTATATTCTTGTTTAACTCTAGGGAGATCAGTCTGGATGCTTGTTttgcccagctgttcttcatccactcaCTTTCATTCATTGAATCATCGGTACTCCTGTTGATGGCCTTTGATCGCTTTGTTGCTATCTGTAAGCCACTGAGATATGCTTCTATCTTAATCCTGCCAAGAATTGGAAAGATGGGACTAGTGATTGTGCTAAGAGGGGTGTCTTTAATATtcccactcccctttctccttaaaCGGTTCCGATATTGTCgagccaatgtcctctcccattgcTACTGCCTGCACCAGGACGTTATTAAGACAACTTGTTCAGACATCACAGTCAACTACATCTATGGTTTCTTTCTTATAGTTACAGTGGTAGGGTTGGATTCACTGTTCATCTTGCTCTCCTATGTtatgatcctcaaaacagtgctgaaagTCACGTCCAATGTGGAGTGCCTTAGGGCCCTGAACACAtgtgtctcccacctctgtgctgtcCTCCTCTTCTACACACCACGGATTGGCTTGAGTGTGATACACAGATTTGGGAAGGACTCTCCTCCATTGCTCAGCCTTCTCCTGGGATACATCTCTCTGTTTGTTCCACCACTTATAAACCCAATTGTGTACAGCGTGAAAAACAAACACCTTCATGCGAGGATAATCAGGGTATTCTTCAAATGA